In the Deltaproteobacteria bacterium genome, one interval contains:
- a CDS encoding MogA/MoaB family molybdenum cofactor biosynthesis protein, which yields MGHEGHDDHDHPHHHGHGHDHHHHGHKHDRHDVPHEHREHAQVSVAAWAITCSDTRTPAEDESGKVLRAELEKAGHTVAGQQIVKDDAAALRAAIEHALEHGARAIVISGGTGIARRDVAVETVGALFEKALPGFGELFRMLSFEEIGSAAWLSRAAAGTYRGALIFALPGSPNAVRLALHRLILPELGHAVRELLR from the coding sequence ATGGGACACGAAGGCCACGACGATCACGATCACCCGCACCACCACGGGCACGGGCACGATCATCACCACCACGGGCACAAGCACGATCGCCACGACGTGCCGCACGAGCACCGCGAGCACGCGCAGGTGAGCGTGGCCGCCTGGGCCATCACCTGCTCCGATACGCGCACGCCCGCGGAGGACGAAAGCGGCAAGGTCCTGCGCGCCGAGCTGGAGAAGGCCGGGCACACCGTCGCCGGCCAGCAGATCGTGAAGGACGACGCGGCCGCGCTCCGCGCTGCCATCGAGCACGCGCTGGAGCACGGGGCGCGCGCCATCGTCATCTCCGGCGGAACGGGGATCGCGCGGCGCGACGTGGCCGTGGAGACCGTGGGCGCGCTCTTCGAGAAGGCGCTGCCTGGCTTCGGCGAGCTCTTCCGCATGCTCTCGTTCGAGGAGATCGGCTCGGCGGCGTGGCTGAGCCGCGCGGCTGCGGGCACGTATCGCGGCGCGCTGATCTTCGCCCTGCCCGGCTCGCCCAACGCCGTGCGCCTGGCGCTGCACAGGCTCATCCTCCCCGAGCTGGGCCATGCGGTGCGCGAGCTCTTGCGCTAG
- a CDS encoding DNA integrity scanning protein DisA nucleotide-binding domain protein, giving the protein MSGESTKFDREFLRSALTLAAKADVDHVLCVSDHPLSPAEMRGRPIKKKLIYGVTDEKLIKQLHAAKYACVRVPHYDYARTEKMKVALVAAVSAGLLVEGETVLCITGRSDGRVLDTLIKVVIGQRFEEDQVDLSGLNLGEAFNSQAIEAIINLALTIGQEGFEGHPIGTIMVIGDSTRVLEISKQLTLNPFAGISESDRNVLDPSIRDAIKNFAVLDGGFIIREDGVVLAAGRYLQASREDIKIPLGLGSRHAASAAMTKETKAIAVTVSQTSGSVRVFQDGEIVLEVHQRFRRT; this is encoded by the coding sequence GTGTCCGGCGAATCCACCAAGTTCGACAGGGAGTTCTTGCGCAGCGCGCTCACGCTCGCGGCCAAGGCCGACGTGGACCACGTGCTCTGCGTGAGCGACCACCCGCTCTCGCCCGCGGAGATGCGCGGCCGGCCCATCAAGAAGAAGCTCATCTACGGTGTCACCGACGAGAAGCTCATCAAACAGCTCCACGCCGCCAAGTACGCGTGCGTGCGCGTGCCCCACTACGACTACGCGCGCACCGAGAAGATGAAGGTGGCGCTGGTGGCCGCGGTGTCCGCGGGGCTCCTCGTCGAAGGCGAGACGGTGCTCTGCATCACCGGCCGCTCCGATGGACGCGTGCTCGACACGCTCATCAAGGTCGTCATCGGCCAGCGCTTCGAAGAGGACCAGGTCGACCTCTCAGGCCTCAACCTGGGCGAGGCATTCAACTCGCAGGCCATCGAGGCCATCATCAACCTGGCGCTCACCATCGGCCAGGAGGGCTTCGAGGGTCACCCCATCGGCACCATCATGGTGATCGGTGATTCGACGCGCGTCCTCGAGATCAGCAAGCAGCTCACGCTCAATCCGTTCGCGGGCATCAGCGAGTCGGACCGCAACGTGCTCGATCCGAGCATCCGCGACGCCATCAAGAACTTCGCGGTGCTCGACGGCGGCTTCATCATCCGCGAGGACGGCGTGGTGCTGGCCGCGGGTCGCTACCTGCAGGCCAGCCGCGAGGACATCAAGATTCCGCTCGGGCTGGGCTCGCGCCACGCGGCCAGCGCGGCCATGACCAAGGAGACCAAGGCCATTGCGGTCACGGTCTCGCAGACCTCGGGCTCGGTGCGCGTCTTCCAGGACGGCGAGATCGTGCTCGAGGTCCACCAGCGCTTCCGGCGGACGTAG
- a CDS encoding tetratricopeptide repeat protein, protein MKFLPPLASAALLVCGCSTPKVAASEAFGPELTVHTVPEGAEIFRDGRSLGLAPVNVPVKSADATLSLEAHLGGYQPAKATLDAKDLRQQGGGESWMALKPETMGTDAPAIDATKAADLDKGGVALSKAKRCKEALQFFGRAIALDGRYPKARRDRAHCYAALHQWDAAATDLEVYLSIVPDAPDAQKVIEEISKLRGGREMDLAPAEQTGGGSTH, encoded by the coding sequence ATGAAATTTCTCCCGCCCCTCGCCTCCGCCGCGCTGCTCGTCTGCGGCTGCTCCACCCCCAAGGTCGCCGCCTCGGAGGCCTTCGGCCCCGAGCTCACCGTGCACACCGTGCCCGAGGGCGCCGAGATCTTCCGCGATGGCCGCAGCCTGGGCCTCGCACCCGTTAACGTTCCGGTTAAGTCGGCGGACGCGACCTTGAGCCTCGAGGCCCACCTCGGCGGCTACCAGCCCGCGAAGGCCACCCTCGACGCCAAGGATCTCCGCCAGCAAGGCGGCGGGGAGAGCTGGATGGCGCTCAAACCGGAGACCATGGGCACCGACGCCCCCGCCATCGATGCCACCAAGGCCGCCGACCTGGACAAGGGCGGCGTCGCGCTCAGCAAGGCCAAGCGCTGCAAGGAGGCGCTGCAGTTCTTTGGCCGGGCCATCGCCCTCGACGGCCGCTACCCCAAGGCCCGCCGCGACCGCGCCCACTGCTACGCCGCCCTGCACCAGTGGGACGCCGCGGCCACCGACCTCGAGGTCTACTTGAGCATCGTTCCCGATGCGCCCGATGCGCAGAAGGTTATCGAGGAGATCTCCAAGCTCCGCGGCGGCCGCGAGATGGACCTGGCGCCGGCCGAGCAGACCGGCGGCGGGAGCACGCACTGA
- a CDS encoding tetratricopeptide repeat protein: MLRPLAAAVICLAPGFAYAASVAGNWRMPMGTVQVTETGDGVIGKLTEPAADCPALQKGAEVMHGSLLDGTFSGELRLCLDGPQCTAKESWLSALLMANGTNTQLSGAVERGNDACHAKAPGKGGVTLRKIVPGAPAHADARAKVSPATLARVQELLGDGQKQLEVGQPEQARKLFEKAAALAPVPEAYNGIGVTHYMRNEYPDAIRAYQKAVETDPDFGDAYYNMACIHAVTGRKDLAFKFLQLSAKNKFHDFSAMDDDQDLASLRADPRYAALKKAAGVDSH; encoded by the coding sequence GTGCTTCGACCCCTCGCGGCAGCTGTCATCTGTCTCGCACCCGGCTTCGCGTACGCGGCCTCGGTGGCGGGCAACTGGCGCATGCCCATGGGTACCGTGCAGGTCACCGAGACCGGCGACGGCGTCATCGGCAAACTCACCGAGCCTGCCGCGGATTGCCCTGCGCTCCAGAAGGGCGCCGAGGTGATGCACGGCTCGCTCCTCGACGGCACGTTCTCCGGCGAGCTTCGCCTCTGCCTCGACGGCCCGCAGTGCACCGCCAAGGAGTCGTGGCTCTCGGCGCTGCTCATGGCCAACGGCACGAACACGCAGCTCTCGGGCGCCGTGGAGCGCGGCAACGACGCGTGTCACGCCAAGGCGCCCGGCAAGGGCGGCGTGACCCTGCGCAAGATCGTCCCCGGCGCGCCCGCGCACGCCGACGCGCGCGCCAAGGTCTCGCCGGCCACGCTCGCGCGCGTGCAGGAGCTGCTCGGCGACGGCCAGAAGCAGCTCGAGGTGGGCCAGCCCGAGCAGGCGCGCAAGCTGTTCGAGAAGGCCGCGGCGCTCGCTCCCGTGCCCGAGGCGTACAACGGCATCGGCGTGACCCACTACATGCGCAACGAGTACCCGGACGCGATCAGGGCCTATCAAAAGGCCGTCGAGACCGATCCGGACTTCGGCGACGCGTACTACAACATGGCCTGCATCCACGCGGTCACCGGCCGCAAGGACCTCGCCTTCAAGTTCTTGCAGCTCTCGGCCAAGAACAAGTTCCACGACTTCTCGGCCATGGACGACGACCAGGACCTGGCCTCGCTGCGCGCCGATCCCCGCTATGCCGCCCTCAAGAAGGCGGCCGGCGTGGACAGCCACTGA
- a CDS encoding Rieske 2Fe-2S domain-containing protein, with the protein MTKKVSVGAADLKEGELRGVEVDKRMILLARDAGRVHALDNWCNHAGCLLSGGRVERNLVICPCHEVGFELATGRVATSPRLCDDQQRFAAEERDGQIWVELPDDP; encoded by the coding sequence ATGACCAAGAAGGTCAGCGTGGGCGCGGCCGACCTCAAGGAGGGCGAGCTGCGCGGCGTCGAGGTGGACAAGCGGATGATCCTCCTCGCGCGCGACGCGGGCCGCGTGCACGCCCTCGACAACTGGTGCAACCACGCCGGCTGCCTGCTCTCCGGCGGCCGCGTGGAGCGCAACCTGGTCATCTGCCCCTGCCACGAGGTGGGCTTCGAGCTGGCCACCGGCCGCGTGGCCACCTCGCCGCGGCTCTGCGACGATCAACAGCGATTCGCCGCCGAAGAGCGCGATGGTCAGATCTGGGTCGAGCTCCCCGACGACCCCTGA
- a CDS encoding TIGR02757 family protein has product MAFDPIELPHRYRRPEDVEVSALLACSLAYGRVDLFKPKLERLLASMGGSPADFAAAFDPKRHRAVFEGFVYRFNLASDIALLVAGMGAMLREHGSLGAAFRPDVPLRDALIDFTGRLRNHPRAAIVRELGPVRGLDHLLPDPARGGSCKRLLLFLRWMARGPDGVDFGLWKLPTSRLVIPLDTHIARISRLLGLTARNDLSWKTAAEITASLALLDANDPVKYDFALCHYGMSGVCPARPVRENCRRCALRVSCKVGRRLPNARAKLETAHHRG; this is encoded by the coding sequence ATCGCCTTCGATCCCATCGAGCTGCCGCACCGCTATCGCCGCCCGGAGGACGTGGAGGTGAGCGCGCTGCTCGCCTGCTCGCTCGCGTACGGCCGGGTGGATCTCTTCAAGCCCAAGCTCGAGCGCCTGCTCGCCAGCATGGGCGGGAGCCCGGCCGACTTTGCTGCCGCGTTCGATCCGAAGCGGCACCGCGCCGTGTTTGAAGGCTTCGTCTATCGCTTCAACCTCGCGAGCGACATCGCCCTGCTCGTGGCGGGGATGGGCGCGATGCTGCGCGAGCACGGCTCGCTGGGCGCGGCGTTCCGGCCCGACGTGCCGCTGCGTGACGCGCTCATCGATTTCACCGGCCGGCTGCGCAACCACCCGCGCGCCGCCATCGTGCGCGAGCTGGGGCCGGTGCGCGGGCTCGATCACCTGCTGCCCGACCCGGCCCGCGGCGGCTCGTGCAAGCGGCTGCTGCTCTTCCTGCGCTGGATGGCGCGCGGCCCCGACGGTGTGGACTTCGGGCTCTGGAAGCTGCCGACGTCGAGGCTCGTCATCCCGCTCGATACGCACATCGCCCGCATCAGCCGCCTGCTGGGGCTCACCGCGCGCAACGATCTCTCGTGGAAGACCGCCGCGGAGATCACCGCCTCGCTGGCCCTGCTCGATGCGAACGACCCCGTGAAGTACGACTTCGCGCTCTGTCACTACGGCATGAGCGGGGTGTGTCCGGCGCGGCCGGTGCGCGAGAACTGCCGGCGCTGCGCCCTGCGCGTGAGCTGCAAGGTCGGCCGACGCCTGCCCAACGCTCGCGCGAAGCTGGAGACGGCCCACCACCGGGGGTAG
- a CDS encoding serine/threonine protein kinase has translation MAEVYRATANEGKFAGRRVALKRLMPELAKDPHYVELFTNESDLSRMLHHPNVIEVLDAGVLKDTYFIAMDFIDGRDLGQVLARCRQRRIQLPIDFAVFLVKTLLDALDYAHNLTAPSGKALHVVHCDVSPSNMFISRVGEIKLGDFGIAKVRSLEGASGPNKVFGKAYYLSPEQLDGKLGPSIDLWAAAVTLYELLTLERPFSGTTADEIARKIRSGHLRPVTEVRPEVFPPLAELLHKALSLNPDERFPTARAFSDALLPHFNELIGTPLAIAAVVRGLFGA, from the coding sequence ATGGCCGAGGTGTATCGGGCCACCGCCAACGAGGGGAAGTTTGCGGGCCGCCGCGTGGCGCTCAAGCGGCTCATGCCCGAGCTCGCCAAGGATCCGCACTACGTGGAGCTGTTCACCAACGAGTCGGATCTCTCGCGGATGCTGCACCACCCCAACGTGATCGAGGTTCTCGACGCTGGGGTGCTGAAGGACACCTACTTCATCGCCATGGACTTCATCGACGGGCGCGACCTGGGCCAGGTGCTCGCGCGCTGCCGTCAGCGGCGCATCCAGCTGCCCATCGACTTCGCCGTGTTCCTGGTGAAGACGCTCCTCGACGCGCTCGACTACGCCCACAACCTCACCGCGCCGAGCGGCAAGGCGCTGCACGTGGTGCACTGCGACGTGTCGCCGTCGAACATGTTCATCTCGCGGGTGGGCGAGATCAAGCTGGGCGACTTCGGCATCGCCAAGGTGCGCTCGCTCGAGGGCGCGAGCGGTCCGAACAAGGTCTTCGGCAAGGCGTACTACCTCTCGCCCGAGCAGCTCGACGGCAAGCTCGGCCCGAGCATCGATCTCTGGGCCGCCGCGGTGACGCTCTACGAGCTGCTCACGCTGGAGCGGCCGTTCTCGGGCACGACGGCTGATGAGATCGCGCGCAAGATCCGCTCGGGGCACCTGCGGCCGGTGACCGAGGTGCGGCCCGAGGTGTTCCCGCCGCTCGCGGAGCTCCTGCACAAGGCGCTCAGCCTCAACCCGGACGAGCGCTTTCCGACGGCCCGCGCGTTTTCGGATGCGCTCCTGCCCCACTTCAACGAGCTCATCGGGACGCCGCTGGCGATCGCGGCGGTCGTCCGCGGCTTGTTCGGCGCTTAG
- a CDS encoding GNAT family N-acetyltransferase: protein MLIGKATPRDRDFLEELAAEAFRAFGSYGKLLRGWSDEPGVHTYIARSDQERVGFVMLGFYYSDHDRRAVYGDVLAIAVSPTHRGHGVGRLLLRHAVETAYQARRTLDVREVRLSVADTNTRAQKLFLSEGFSEGEEARGRYDGGQEAIRMVLKLAPERMR from the coding sequence GTGCTCATCGGCAAGGCCACGCCGCGCGATCGCGACTTCCTCGAAGAGCTCGCCGCCGAGGCGTTCCGGGCCTTCGGGAGCTACGGCAAGCTGCTTCGCGGCTGGAGCGACGAGCCCGGCGTGCACACCTACATCGCGCGGAGCGACCAGGAGCGCGTGGGCTTCGTGATGCTCGGCTTCTACTACTCCGACCACGACCGACGCGCGGTCTACGGCGACGTGCTCGCCATCGCCGTCTCGCCCACGCACCGCGGCCACGGCGTGGGCCGGCTCCTGCTGCGCCACGCGGTGGAGACGGCGTACCAGGCGCGGCGGACCTTGGATGTCCGCGAGGTGCGCTTGAGCGTGGCCGACACCAACACGCGCGCGCAGAAGCTCTTCCTGAGCGAGGGCTTCAGCGAGGGTGAAGAGGCGCGCGGCCGCTACGACGGCGGCCAGGAAGCGATCCGCATGGTGCTCAAGCTCGCGCCCGAGCGAATGCGGTGA
- the lepB gene encoding signal peptidase I: MHARAQRWIREAISLAVTLSVVLVGRAALADQYVVPSGSMEPTVQVGDHVVVAKASYGIRVPFTEQYLVRFRAPQRGEVVVLDSPEDDHVLLKRIAALPRDEVAVQHGALIVNGAQVPWRQTTDGVEELSDAGAHPLGLDRGGGPDFGPTRVPDGKLLVLGDHRGDSRDGRYFGFVEQRSVLGHALGVFWRGGPTWRGL, encoded by the coding sequence ATGCACGCACGCGCGCAAAGATGGATTCGGGAGGCGATCTCGCTGGCCGTGACGCTCAGCGTCGTCCTGGTGGGCCGGGCGGCGCTCGCGGACCAATACGTCGTCCCGTCGGGATCGATGGAGCCGACGGTCCAGGTGGGCGATCACGTCGTCGTTGCCAAGGCGAGCTACGGGATTCGCGTGCCGTTCACGGAGCAGTACCTGGTTCGCTTCCGGGCGCCGCAGCGGGGCGAGGTGGTGGTGCTCGACTCGCCCGAGGACGATCACGTGCTGCTCAAGCGCATCGCCGCGCTGCCGCGCGACGAGGTGGCCGTGCAGCATGGCGCGCTCATCGTGAACGGGGCGCAGGTGCCGTGGCGGCAGACGACGGATGGCGTGGAGGAGCTGAGCGACGCCGGCGCGCACCCGCTCGGGCTCGATCGCGGCGGCGGACCGGACTTCGGGCCCACGCGCGTGCCGGATGGGAAGCTGCTGGTGCTCGGCGATCACCGCGGCGATTCGCGAGATGGGCGGTACTTCGGATTCGTGGAGCAGCGAAGCGTGCTCGGGCACGCGCTGGGTGTGTTCTGGCGCGGCGGGCCGACGTGGCGAGGGTTGTAG